CTCCTTGAGCAACACGGTCGCAACGAACGATTCCTCCGAAGATGTTGATTAAGATAGCTTTTACGTTAGGATCTTTTAAGATAATACGGAAAGCAGTTTCAACACGTTTTGCATCAGCAGTTCCACCTACGTCAAGGAAGTTTGCAGGCTCAAAACCAGCATACTTAATTAAGTCCATAGTTGCCATTGCTAATCCAGCTCCGTTTACCATACATCCTACAGTACCGTCAAGATCTACATAGTTTAATCCAACTTCTTTAGCTTCAACTTCAATTGGATTCTCCTCACGGATATCACGCATTTCAGCATATTTAGGTTGTCTGTATAATGCATTATCATCGATATTAACTTTAGCATCAACAGCTAAAATTTTATTATCAGAAGTTTTTAATACTGGGTTGATTTCAAACATAGAAGCATCAGAACCAATATATGCATTGTATAAAGAGTCAATGAATTTAACCATTTCTTTAAAAGCATTTCCAGAAAGACCTAAGTTAAAGGCAATTCTTCTTGCTTGAAAACCTTGTAATCCTACAGATGGATCAACTTCTTCAGTAAAGATTAAGTGTGGTGTGTGCTCAGCAACTTCTTCAATATCCATTCCACCTTCAGTAGAATACATGATCATGTTACGTCCTGTACCTCTATTCAATAAAACAGAAACATAGAATTCAGAAGTTTCACTTTCACCAGGATAGTAAACATCTTCAGCAACTAAAATTTTATTCACTTTTTTACCCTCAGCAGAAGTTTGAGGAGTAATCAATTGCATTCCGATGATTTGTTCAGCTATTTCTTCAACTTGTTGTAAGTTTTTAGCTAACTTAACTCCACCACCTTTTCCACGTCCACCTGCGTGAATTTGTGCTTTAATAACATGCCATCCTGTTCCAGTCTCAGCAGTTAATTGTTTTGCAGCAGCTACAGCTTCAACCGCATTATTAGCTACAATTCCGCGTTGAATGCGTACTCCGTAACTAGCTAAAATTTCTTTTCCTTGATATTCGTGTATGTTCATAATATAGAATTTGTCTGGTTCTGAATTTATTTCAGAATAAAAGTGGGACAAAAATAACAAAAATCAGCTTTAAAAAGAAATCTTTTTGGAATAAAAACCAAGACTTATTTTACTTCTCCATTTCTTCAAAATTAATTAGAAATTTGAGTTAAATAATTGTGTAACTAATGTTAATTTTATGACACTATATCGTTTGAGATTTAACATAAAATAGTGCGAATTTCGGTGTGTAATTGGGTTTTTGCATGTAAAAATGAAAAGTGGATTATGATTTTGTCAATTCGGGGTGGGTTAAAAAGTGTTTTTGACAATTTAGGATTGTTTTTCTATTATTACTATAAAAATGTAAGCGATACGCTTTATTCGATACATTATGTTTAACGGAATCTTTATTTTTGTAAAAAAAATATCAAGAATGAAAGTTAAAGAACAAGGGCTATATCTGCCCGAATTTGAACACGACAATTGTGGTGCAGGATTTATTTGTAATCTGAATGGTATTAAGTCTAACGACATCATTCACAAAGCATTGGATATCTTAATAAAATTGGAACATCGTGGTGCAGTTAGTTCTGATGGAAGAACTGGAGACGGTGCTGGAATTTTATTTGATATCCCACATGATTTTTTTAAGAAAGTTTGTGATTTTGAAATTCCTGAAACACGTGAGTATGGAGTAGGAATGGTTTTTTTACCAAAAAGTAAAAATCAAGTTGCATTTTGTATTAATGCATTCGAAACAAACATTAAAGAGCAAAACCTATCTATTCTTGGCTGGAGAGACGTCCCAGTTGATGTAAATAGTTTAGGTGAGATTGCGGCAGAAAAAGAACCAACCGTTAAACAGGTTTTTGTTGGAAAAAATGGGCAGAATCTAACAGAACAACAATTTAATGCTAAGTTATTTGCAGCAAGAAAAATAGCAGAACATGCTGTCAGAAATTCTAAAACTTCTGAAAGTCACATGTTTTATTTCTCTAGTTTATCTACAACAACCATAATATATAAAGGTTTGTTGATGCCTGAAGATATTAGTGGTTATTTTATAGATTTAAAAGATACTGATTTAGTAACACGTTTGGCATTAGTTCACCAACGTTTTTCTACAAATACATTCCCTTCTTGGGAGTTGGCTCAACCTTTTAGGTATATGTGTCACAATGGAGAAATCAATACACTTCGCGGGAACATTAGCAGAATGAGAGCTCGAGAAGAATTGATGCAAAGTGATATTTTTGGCGAAGACATAAAAAAGTTGTTTCCTATTATCCTTGAAGGAAAGTCAGATTCAGCTTCTATGGATATGGTCGTTGAATTATTGTTAATGACAGGTAGATCATTGCCAGAAGCTATGATGATGGTAGTTCCAGAAGCTTGGGAGAAACACCAAACGATGTCGGAAGATAAAAAAGCATTTTATGAATATAATGCATGCATCATGGAGCCTTGGGATGGACCAGCTTCGATTCCGTTTACTGATGGAAATGTAATTGGTGCATTACTTGATAGAAATGGATTACGTCCTTCTCGTTATACATTAACAAAAAGCGGTTTTGTAATCATGTCATCAGAAATTGGTGTTCTTGATGTTAATCCCGAAGATGTAATTCAACACGGTCGTTTAGAGCCAGGAAAAATGTTCTTGGTAGATATGAACGAAGGTCGTATTATAGAAGATGATGAGATTAAAAATGCTATTGTAACTAAGCGTCCTTATAGAGAATGGCTTAATGATAACTTATTACCATTAGCAAAAGTGCCTTATACAAATAATCCAACGCCTGTTGAAAAGATTGATTTTGAAACAAGACAACGATTATTTGGTTATACAATTGAAGATTTAAAAACAATAATTAATCCGATGGGAGCTCAAGGAGCTGAAGCGATTAGTTCAATGGGTAATGATACACCATTGGCAGTTTTATCAGAGCAACCTCAATTATTGTATAATTATTTCAAGCAACTGTTTGCACAGGTAACTAATCCACCTTTAGATGGTATTCGTGAAGAAATTATCACAGATATCAGTTTAGCGGTAGGAGGAGATTTTAATATTTTTGAAATTGAATCAAAACAATGTAAAAAATTAAAAATCCAAAATCCAGTTATCTCAAAAGAGGATTTAGATAAAATTAAGAATATAGATCACGCCGATTTTAAAACAGCAACTATTTCTACTTTATATAAAATAGAAAAAGGAGTAAATGGTTTAGAGCGTGCTTTAGAAAAATGTGTCCAAGCAACTTACAAAGCGGTAAATGAAGGACACAATATCATTATTCTTTCAGATAGAGGAGTAAGCAAAGAGTTGGCGCCAATACCAATGTTGTTAGCTTGTTCATATGTTCACCATTCATTGAATATTTTACAGGTTCGTTCTAAATTCGGAATTATAATCGAATCGGCAGAACCTCGTGAGCCACATCATTTTGCCTTATTATTTGGTTATGGAGCAAGTGCGATTAATCCTTATATGGTAAATGAAATTATTCATAATCAGGTAGAACAAGGTTTTATTAAAGGAATAAAAGCAGATTATGCTATTGCAAATTATAATAAAGCTATTGCAAAAGGTATTCTTAAGATTATGAATAAAATAGGTATCTCTACATTACATTCTTATAGAGCTGCGCAAATTTTTGAAATCTTAGGATTAAATAAAACATTCTCTTCTAAATATTTCCCATATACACCATCTCGAATTGAGGGAATTGGTTTGATGGAAATAGAAAAAGAAGTTAAGAAAAGATACCAAAAAGCATTTCCAAATTCTAAAATTGCCAATTTATTGCCATTGGAAATTGGAGGTATTTACAGATGGAGAAGATCGGGTGAAAAACATATGTTTAACCCAACGACAATTGCTAAATTACAGCAAGCAGTTCGTTTAAACAGCCCAGAAAGTTACAAAGAATACTCTGACATGGTTAATGAGCAAAGCTCAAACCTAATGACAATTAGAGGTTTATTTGAATTTAATAATCTAGATCCAATTTCTATTGATGAAGTAGAGCCTTGGACAGAGATTGTGAAAAAATTCAAAACAGGAGCAATGTCTTATGGGTCAATCAGTAGAGAAGCACATGAGAACTTAGCAATTGCGATGAATAGAATTGGAGGAAAAAGTAATTCAGGAGAAGGAGGAGAAGATCCAAAACGTTTCCAGAAAGAAATTAACGGAGATTCTAGAAATAGTGCTATCAAGCAAGTTGCTTCAGGAAGATTTGGTGTTTCTATCAATTATTTGACAAATGCCAAAGAGATTCAAATTAAAATGGCTCAAGGTGCTAAACCTGGAGAGGGAGGACAATTGCCAGGTGAAAAAGTAGTGCCTTGGATTGCAGAAACAAGAAATTCAACACCTTATGTAGGACTTATTTCACCACCACCGCACCACGATATTTATTCTATTGAAGATTTATCTCAATTGATTTTTGATTTAAAAAATGCCAATCGTGATGCGCGTGTAAACGTAAAATTAGTTTCAGAAGTTGGAGTTGGAACAATCGCTGCTGGTGTTGCAAAAGCTAAAGCCGATGTGATTTTAATTTCAGGTTATGATGGAGGAACAGGAGCTGCACCATTAACATCTTTGCAACATACAGGTATTCCTTGGGAACTTGGTTTAGCAGAAGCGCAACAAACTTTAATCTTAAATGATTTAAGAAGTCGTGTTGTTTTAGAATGTGATGGACAATTAAAAACAGGTCGTGATGTTGCTATTGCAGCTTTATTAGGAGCAGAAGAATTTGGTTTTGCAACTGCACCACTTGTAGCTTCAGGTTGTATTATGATGAGAGCTTGTCACTTAAATACATGTCCAGTTGGAATTGCTACGCAGGATCCAGAATTAAGAAAAAACTTTAAAGGAACACCTGAGCATGTAATCAACTTTATGTATTTTATTGCAGAAGAGTTAAGAGAAATCATGGCGCAATTAGGATTCAGAACTTTAAAAGAAATGGTTGGGCAATCACAAAAATTAAATGTGAATAAAGCAATCAAGCATTATAAAGCAAATGGATTGGATTTATCTTCAATTCTTTACAAACCCGAGAAAGCAAAAACAGTTCCAAATCACAATACAACGACACAAGATCACGCATTAGAAAACGTATTGGATTTTGCAATTATAAAAGAAGCAATTCCTTCTATTTATAGAAAAGAGAAAACAAGAGTTAATTTCAAAATTAAAAATACAGACCGTTCTGTAGGAGCAATTTTGAGTAATGAAATCTCAAAAATATATGGAGCTCAAGGGTTGCCAGAAGATACTATTTTAGTTGATTTTGAAGGATCTGCAGGACAAAGTTTTGGAGCATTTGCTACAAATGGATTGTCATTTAAGATTCATGGGAATTGCAATGACTACTTAGGAAAAGGACTTTCGGGAGGAAAATTAATCATTAAAGTTCCACCAACGGCTACTTTTAAACCTGAGGAGAATATTATTATTGGTAACGTTGCTCTTTACGGAGCTATTACTGGTGAAGCATACATTAATGGTATGGCGGGAGAACGTTTCTGTGTGAGAAATTCTGGAGCAACAGCAGTTGTAGAAGGAATTGGAGATCATGGTTGCGAATATATGACCGGCGGAACTGTTGTTATTTTAGGTAAAACAGGAAGAAATTTTGCTGCTGGAATGAGCGGTGGTGTTGCTTATGTTTATGACAAGGATAAAAAATTCGATTCGACTTTATGTAATATGGAGATGGTAGCATTTGATCCATTAGAAGAAGATGATTTTATCAAGTTAAGACGTTTAATCAAAAACCACTCGTTGTACACCAACAGTCCATTAGCAAAAAGACTTTTGGCAAACTGGGAAGACGAACAGGAACATTTCATCAAAGTAATGCCTACAGATTATAAAAAGGCATTACAAAGAATAGCAGAAGAAAAGAAAATCGAAGAACTAATAGCTTAATCAAAAATCAATTTCAAAAATCAAAAATCAATTTCAATTTTAAAAAATTGGAATTTAAAGAAATTGAAATTTTAATTAAAATGTCATGGGTAAAATAGGTGGATTTAAAGAATATAAAAGAGCAGACGAAAGTAATATTGCTGTTAAGGAACGTGTATCAAACTATAATGAGTTTACGATTACCTTAGAAAAAGATAAGATTAAAGAACAAGGTTCAAGATGTATGGATTGTGGTATTCCTTTTTGCCACAGTGCGTGTCCGTTAGGGAATTTAATTCCTGATTTTAACGACATGGTGCATCAGGAAGAGTGGGAGAGTGCATTGAAAATTTTGCAATCAACAAATAATTTTCCAGAGTTTACAGGTCGTTTATGTCCAGCTCCATGTGAGAAATCATGTGTACTCGGAATTATAAAAGAACCAATTGCTATTGAAAATATTGAAAAAAATATTATCGAAAGAGGTTTTGCCGAAGGATGGATTAAACCACAACCGCCAAAAAAGAGAACAGGAAAAACAGTTGCAGTTATTGGATCAGGTCCTGCAGGTTTAGCAGCAGCGCAACAATTAAACAGAGCTGGTCATACGGTTACAGTTTTTGAAAGAGACAATGCAATTGGTGGATTATTACGCTACGGAATTCCTAATTTTAAATTAGAAAAAGGAATCATCGACAGACGTGTTGTAATACTAGAAGCGGAAGGAATTGTTTTTAAAACAAATGTAAATGTTGGAGTAAATTACAGCATTGAAGAATTAAACGCATTCGATTCAATCGTTTTATGTGGTGGAGCTACTGAAAGAAGAAGCTTACCAACAAAAGGAATCGAAAGCAAGGGAGTTGTTCAAGCAATGGATTTCTTAACACAGCAAACAAAAGTTTTATTTGGTGAAGAAATTCCAAATCAAATAAAAGCAACTGGTAAAGATGTAATTGTTATTGGTGGAGGAGATACAGGATCAGATTGTATCGGAACTTCAAACAGACATGGAGCAAAATCAGTTACTAATTTTGAGATTTTGCCAAAACCACCAGTTGGAAGAAGCGAAACAACACCTTGGCCGTTTTGGCCTTTGCAACTTAAAACATCATCTTCTCACGAAGAAGGTTGTGATAGAAACTGGCTGATTAACACCAAAGAGTTTCTTGCAAACGAAAGCGGCCAATTGGTAGGTTTAAAAACTGTCGAAGTAGCATGGAAAATGACTCCAGGTCAACGACCAGAATTAATAGAAAAAGAAGGTTCAGAGAAAATATGGCCATGTGATTTAGCCTTATTGGCACTTGGATTTACTGGGCCAGAAAAAACATTAAGCGATCAATTAGGATTACAGTTAGATATGCGAAGCAATTACAAAGCCACAAATTATCAAACAAATGTTCCACACATTTTTACAGCTGGTGATATGAGAAGAGGACAATCCTTAATTGTTTGGGCAATCTCAGAAGGCCGTGAGGCAGCAAGAGAAGTAGATTTATATTTAATGGGATCTACAAATTTACCAACAAAAGGAAGCGGGGACTTACCAAGTCTATAAACCAACAAACAACACACTTCTGTAAGCTGCTAAGACACTAAGCAACTAAGATTCTAAGTTTTTACTTGATTCCTTAGTAGTTTAAAATCTTAGCAGTTTTTTTGACTAGAATTTCTAGGATTAAAAGATTTTTTTTGGTTTTTCCAAAGCAGAGCAAAAGCGAATAGGAGACCAATTTCATGAATTATGCTTATTAAACTGGTGTTTAGAAAAATTTAAAAAATAAAAATTTGAGAAAATTGCGATAAAAAACGTAGTATCTTAGAGCCTTAGTATTTTAAGACCTATAGGAATTTTATATAAATTTAAAATAACATACAAATTGTTTAATTTTAAACAATTTGTTATAATTTGTTATTATTTTACATTTTATTGGTAGGTATTCAAAAGAGTAATAAATTTGTCAAAAATAGTTTAACAATGCAATCAAAAGATTTACTGCAATTAGCAGACCAATTTGGAAGTCCATTATATGTGTATGATGCTGAAAAAATCCAATCACAATACAACAGGTTAACTAAAGCGTTCTCTAAAGTAGAGAATCTTAGAATTAACTATGCCATGAAGGCATTGTCTAATGTTGCAATACTTCAGTTGTTAAAGGAGATGGGATCTGGATTAGACACAGTATCTATTCAAGAAGTATTATTAGGACTTCATGCTGGATATGAACCAGAAAGAATTTTTTACACACCAAACGGAGTTTCTCTTGAAGAAATTGAAGAAGTAGCTGCAATGGGTGTGCAAATCAACATCGACAATCTATCAATTCTGGAGCAATTCGGAACAAAATATCCTAATACACCAGTTTGTATTCGTATTAATCCACACGTAATGGCAGGAGGAAATGCAAATATCTCAGTAGGGCATATCGATAGTAAATTCGGAATTTCGGTACATCAAATACCGCATATATTGCGAATAGTTGAAAACACAAAAATGCATATCGTAGGTATTCACATGCATACAGGATCAGATATTCTAGATATCGAAGTATTCTTGTACGCTGCTGAAATCTTATTCGATACCGCTAAAAACTTCAAAAACTTAGAGTTCTTAGATTTCGGAAGTGGTTTCAAAGTACCTTACAAGAAAGACGATATCGAAACTGATATTGAAGAATTAGGAAAAAAATTATCAAAAAGATTTAATTCTTTCTGTGCAGAATATGGTAAAGATTTAACCTTGATTTTCGAACCAGGTAAATTCTTAGTAAGTGAAGCAGGATTCTTTTTAGCAAAAGTAAACGTAGTAAAACAAACTACTTCAACAGTTTTTGCTGGAATCGATAGTGGATTCAATCACTTAATTCGTCCAATGCTTTACGGTTCTTCTCACCATATCGAGAACATCTCAAACCCAAAAGGGAAAGAGCGTTTTTACTCCGTAGTAGGATATATTTGCGAAACAGATACATTTGCAAACAACCGTAGAATATCACAAATTACCGAAGGAGATATTTTATCTTTCAGAAATGCAGGAGCATATTGTTTTTCAATGGCATCAAACTACAATTCAAGATACAAACCAGCCGAAGTTTTATGGATGAACGGTCAGGGAATCTTAATTCGTCAAGCCGAAACATTTGATGATCTTCTTAAAAATCAAATTCCGTTGCCACAAGAAGTTGCTGCAGCAGTTTAAAATAAAAAGAATACTACACAAAAAATCCCATTTCTTGATTGAAATGGGATTTTTTGTTTTAGAATTCGATTGTCAGACAGAGCGGAGTCGAAGTCCTTTCATACTATCTCATTTTTGGAATGACAATATAGAGAATAAATTGAAGCTTAATAGTTTGGGCGTGTCCCTTCGGGTCAGGCTTTCGGCTTTATCTTTTATTTTGCTTCGCCCATAAAAGGATATCGCCTCAATCCTTCACGCGTAATAGAAAACTAATTGATAATTTAGGAGTATAATCTTGTCAATTTCGACATAGGAGAAATCTCATCAAGTAACTCTCCAAACTAAATCGGATTACTATATCAGACCTAACAGGTTTCAAAAACCTGTTAGGTCTACAAGATTGAGAATAAAATTCTAGGTACTAACCAAGCTCAAACTAAATCGAGTTACTTTAGGAGACACTTCCTTCGTCAGTGAGACAAGATTGTGACTATTTTACGTAATTACAATGATGCTTTTCTCTTCTCAGTTTTGTTATTCTGAGGAACGAAGACCCGAGCCTAGCGAATAGGCGAAGTAATTAGACCAAGAAGCTAACATAAAATATTTTTTTTAAGAATCCTGCCTTACCCCAAACTTGTCCTTCTGAGGAACGAAGAATCTCCGCAAGGAGCTAACATAAAAACAGTTTTTTTTCATAGAACCCTGCATTACCCCAAAGTTGTCTTTCTGAGGAACGAAGAATCTCCGCAAGGAGCTCGACAATCTAAGAATACTTTGCATTAGTTTCTTGCGGAGACACTTCCTTCGTCAGTGTGACAAGATTGTGGTTAAAAAAAAGTGCAAAAAAGAAGTTCTTGCTCGCCCATAGGTTTTCGTATTGATCAGAAATCACATCTAGTATTTGACAAGATTGTGTGTTCGGTTTATGAGATTCCTCATTCTTCGGAATGACAAGTTTGTAGTGAGTCGACCGAATAAATTTTGTAATGCATGTTCTTAAACGGGATGAGGTTTTTAACAATCATTTATGAGCCTCTTGCTAATCTAAGCTTCATTTTTAATTCGTAATTTCGGAGAATTAAAAACATAATATAACAATGAAATTACAAATCCGAATTCTTACCTATTCAATATTATTCTTTGCCTATAGTTTTTCAACTTCAATTTTACTGACATTAGGTGAGAAACTAAAAGATCATAGATTTATAACTTTGGGTTGTGGTTTTCTGTTAATAAATCTAATTTTTTCTTTTTTGGTATTTAAATGGACTCCTTCATTAAATATAGTTTGTTCTGCTATTATTGCATCTTTGGCTTTATACTTAGCATTGCAGATTGGCGATTTGCACTTTTTTCGAAAATTTGATGCACAAGGAATTAAAACAGCATTAATGGCTTACGCTATTTTGTCGGTCCTTTTTTGGGAAATTGCTTATCAGATAAAAACGAAGAGACAATCTAAAAATATGTAGATTTGATGTTACAGAGTAGTTTTTTTGTTTCACTCAGAAAAAGCAACTAAAAATAGTATCGTACCAAAAAAACTTGTTTTTTACCAATAAGTATTTTTTAAAATTATTTTAAATATCTTTGAATTATGAGCACAGCAACAAAAACAAAACATGTTGGCAGAAATATAAGCCGAATCAGAGAGCTTCGTGGTATTAAACAAGAAATGCTTGCGGATGCTATTGGAGTGAGTCAACAATCAGTTTCTAATATAGAAGCAAGCGAAACTATTGACAAAGATAAACTTATTGAAATTGCAAAAGCACTTGGAGTGACTGTAGAAGCGATTGAAAATTTCTCGGAAGAATCAGTTTTTAATTTCTTTAACAACTTCTACGATAGTAGTTCAAGCCAAGGAAATAGTTTTAATCAAGGAATGTTTGCTACTTTTAATCCTTTAGATAAAGTTGTTGAACTTTACGAACGTTTAGTTCAAGCTGAAAAAGAAAAGGTAGAGTATTTGGAAAAATTACTAAAAGGAAAATAATAGTCTCTAAATAGAGTTTTTTATAAAGAAAAATGCGCAAATGTCTTTTTGATTTTGCGCATTTTTTTTGTCCATATTATAGCATCCTAATCTAAGCTTCATTTTTAATTCGTAATTTCGGAGAATTAAAAACATAATATAACAATGAAATTACAAGTACGAATTCTTACCTATTCAATATTATTCTTTACGTATAGTTTTTCAACTTCATTTTTACTGACATTGGGTGAGAAACTAAAAGATCATAGATTTATAACTTTGGGTTGTGGTTTTCTGTTAATCAATTTGATTTTCTCTTTTTTGGTATTTAAATGGGCTCCTTCATTAAATATAGTTTGTTCTGCTATTATTGCTTTTTTGGCTTTATACTTAGCATTGCAGATTGGCGATTTGCACTTTTTTCGAAAATTTGATGCACAAGGAATTAAAACAGGATTAATGGCTTACGCTATTTTGTCGGTTCTTTTTTGGGAAATTGCTTATCAGATAAAACTGAAGAGACAATCTAAAAATATGTAGATTTGATGTTACAGAGTAGTTTTTTTGTTTCACTCAGAAAAAGCAACTAAAAATAGTATCGTACCAAAAAAACTTGTTTTTTACCAATAAGTATTTTTTAAAATAATTTTAAATATCTTTGAATTATGAGTACAGTAACAAAACCCAAACATATTGGAAGAAATATAAGCCGAATCAGAGAGCTTAAAGGGATGAAACAGGAAGCACTTGCTGAGGCTATTGGTGTAACGCAACAATCTGTTTCAAATATTGAAGGAAGTGAAACTATTGAGAAAGAAAAACTTGCGGAAATAGCAAAAGCACTAGGTGTGACAGTTGAAGCAATTAACAACTTTTCAGAGGAAAATGTCTTCAATTATTTTAATACTTTTAATGAATCTGTGTCAGGAAGCTTTATAACCAATAATTCTTGTACATTTAATCCTCTTGATAAAGTTGTTGAACTTTACGAACGTTTAGTTCAAGCTGAAAAAGAAAAGGTAGAGTATTTAGAAAAATTACTAAAAGGAAAATAATATTCTCTAAAGAGAGTTTCTTAATTAAAAAAATGTGCAAATGTCTTTTGGCTTTGCACATTTTTTTTGGCTTTCATTAAAATGAGAGTTGCTGCTTCTTAAATTTAAAATAAAGTAATACTTATCTGAATTAATGTAAAACAGATATCTTTGCATCATTAAATAAATACTGATGCAAAAAATTACAATACTCTTTACAATTCTCTTTTTGGCACTTTCTTCGTGTGGTGTAAAAAATACTCAATCGATGTTGAGTGATGGGAATTATGATGGAGCAATAGATCGAGCAATCGAAGGATTGAGAACTAAGAAAGATTCAAAGGGAAAACAAGATTATGTTTACTTGCTTGAAGAAGCTTTTGCGAAGGCAAAAGATAGAGATTTACGAAATCTTGATATGATGTCAAGAGAATCAAATCCTGCTAATATTGAGCGTATCTACAATACTTATATTCAGTTAAACAATCGCCAAGAAAAAATTAGACCTTTGTTGCCGTTGCAATTATTGAAGCAGGGTAAGAATGCTTATTTCCCGTTTGATAATTATTCTGAGCAGATTGTAAAAAGTAAAAACGCACTATCTAAATATTTATATGAGAATGCTTCGGCTCTTTTGAAATCTAAAAATAAATTGGATTTTAGAAAAGCTTATGATGACTTCGCTTATTTGGAAAGTATTAATCCAGGATATAAGAATACAAAAATACTTATGGATGAAGCCTTATTTAAAGGAACAGATTTTGTAGATGTTTATGCTAAAAATGAAACCAATATGATTATTCCGAAACAACTTCAAAATGATCTATTGGATTTTAGTACTTATGGATTAAATGATAAATGGACGGTTTATCATAGTGTCAGACAAAAAAAAGTTTCTTATGATTATAGTCTGATTTTAAATTTTAGAGAGATTTTAATTTCTCCTGAACAAATTAAAGAAAAAGAGTTTATTAAAGAAAGACAGGTTAAAGATGGGGTAAGAACTCTTTTGGATAGTAGAGGTAAGCCTGTTAAAGATAGTTTAGGTCGAGAAATTAAGGTAGATAATTTTAGAACGCTTCGAGCAAATATCTATGAATTCAGACAATTTAAATCTTGTCAGGTAACAGCAAAGGTTGATTATGTCGACTTAAAAACGAATCAGCTAATGCAATCGTTTCCTATAACTAGCGATTTTATTTTTGATTATGTTTATGCAACCTACAAGGGAGATAAAAGTGCTTGCGAAGATAGTTATTTGTCTTATTTTAATAAACGTGCTGTGCCATTTCCTAATAATGAACAAATGGTTTATGATACTGGTGAAGATTTAAAAGCCAAGCTTAAAGATATCATTATCCGAAATAGATTT
The nucleotide sequence above comes from Flavobacterium branchiarum. Encoded proteins:
- the sucC gene encoding ADP-forming succinate--CoA ligase subunit beta → MNIHEYQGKEILASYGVRIQRGIVANNAVEAVAAAKQLTAETGTGWHVIKAQIHAGGRGKGGGVKLAKNLQQVEEIAEQIIGMQLITPQTSAEGKKVNKILVAEDVYYPGESETSEFYVSVLLNRGTGRNMIMYSTEGGMDIEEVAEHTPHLIFTEEVDPSVGLQGFQARRIAFNLGLSGNAFKEMVKFIDSLYNAYIGSDASMFEINPVLKTSDNKILAVDAKVNIDDNALYRQPKYAEMRDIREENPIEVEAKEVGLNYVDLDGTVGCMVNGAGLAMATMDLIKYAGFEPANFLDVGGTADAKRVETAFRIILKDPNVKAILINIFGGIVRCDRVAQGVVDAYKNMGDAIKVPIIVRLQGTNAAIAKELIDNSGMPILSAVEFQEAADQVKAALS
- the gltB gene encoding glutamate synthase large subunit gives rise to the protein MKVKEQGLYLPEFEHDNCGAGFICNLNGIKSNDIIHKALDILIKLEHRGAVSSDGRTGDGAGILFDIPHDFFKKVCDFEIPETREYGVGMVFLPKSKNQVAFCINAFETNIKEQNLSILGWRDVPVDVNSLGEIAAEKEPTVKQVFVGKNGQNLTEQQFNAKLFAARKIAEHAVRNSKTSESHMFYFSSLSTTTIIYKGLLMPEDISGYFIDLKDTDLVTRLALVHQRFSTNTFPSWELAQPFRYMCHNGEINTLRGNISRMRAREELMQSDIFGEDIKKLFPIILEGKSDSASMDMVVELLLMTGRSLPEAMMMVVPEAWEKHQTMSEDKKAFYEYNACIMEPWDGPASIPFTDGNVIGALLDRNGLRPSRYTLTKSGFVIMSSEIGVLDVNPEDVIQHGRLEPGKMFLVDMNEGRIIEDDEIKNAIVTKRPYREWLNDNLLPLAKVPYTNNPTPVEKIDFETRQRLFGYTIEDLKTIINPMGAQGAEAISSMGNDTPLAVLSEQPQLLYNYFKQLFAQVTNPPLDGIREEIITDISLAVGGDFNIFEIESKQCKKLKIQNPVISKEDLDKIKNIDHADFKTATISTLYKIEKGVNGLERALEKCVQATYKAVNEGHNIIILSDRGVSKELAPIPMLLACSYVHHSLNILQVRSKFGIIIESAEPREPHHFALLFGYGASAINPYMVNEIIHNQVEQGFIKGIKADYAIANYNKAIAKGILKIMNKIGISTLHSYRAAQIFEILGLNKTFSSKYFPYTPSRIEGIGLMEIEKEVKKRYQKAFPNSKIANLLPLEIGGIYRWRRSGEKHMFNPTTIAKLQQAVRLNSPESYKEYSDMVNEQSSNLMTIRGLFEFNNLDPISIDEVEPWTEIVKKFKTGAMSYGSISREAHENLAIAMNRIGGKSNSGEGGEDPKRFQKEINGDSRNSAIKQVASGRFGVSINYLTNAKEIQIKMAQGAKPGEGGQLPGEKVVPWIAETRNSTPYVGLISPPPHHDIYSIEDLSQLIFDLKNANRDARVNVKLVSEVGVGTIAAGVAKAKADVILISGYDGGTGAAPLTSLQHTGIPWELGLAEAQQTLILNDLRSRVVLECDGQLKTGRDVAIAALLGAEEFGFATAPLVASGCIMMRACHLNTCPVGIATQDPELRKNFKGTPEHVINFMYFIAEELREIMAQLGFRTLKEMVGQSQKLNVNKAIKHYKANGLDLSSILYKPEKAKTVPNHNTTTQDHALENVLDFAIIKEAIPSIYRKEKTRVNFKIKNTDRSVGAILSNEISKIYGAQGLPEDTILVDFEGSAGQSFGAFATNGLSFKIHGNCNDYLGKGLSGGKLIIKVPPTATFKPEENIIIGNVALYGAITGEAYINGMAGERFCVRNSGATAVVEGIGDHGCEYMTGGTVVILGKTGRNFAAGMSGGVAYVYDKDKKFDSTLCNMEMVAFDPLEEDDFIKLRRLIKNHSLYTNSPLAKRLLANWEDEQEHFIKVMPTDYKKALQRIAEEKKIEELIA
- a CDS encoding glutamate synthase subunit beta produces the protein MGKIGGFKEYKRADESNIAVKERVSNYNEFTITLEKDKIKEQGSRCMDCGIPFCHSACPLGNLIPDFNDMVHQEEWESALKILQSTNNFPEFTGRLCPAPCEKSCVLGIIKEPIAIENIEKNIIERGFAEGWIKPQPPKKRTGKTVAVIGSGPAGLAAAQQLNRAGHTVTVFERDNAIGGLLRYGIPNFKLEKGIIDRRVVILEAEGIVFKTNVNVGVNYSIEELNAFDSIVLCGGATERRSLPTKGIESKGVVQAMDFLTQQTKVLFGEEIPNQIKATGKDVIVIGGGDTGSDCIGTSNRHGAKSVTNFEILPKPPVGRSETTPWPFWPLQLKTSSSHEEGCDRNWLINTKEFLANESGQLVGLKTVEVAWKMTPGQRPELIEKEGSEKIWPCDLALLALGFTGPEKTLSDQLGLQLDMRSNYKATNYQTNVPHIFTAGDMRRGQSLIVWAISEGREAAREVDLYLMGSTNLPTKGSGDLPSL